A region from the Variovorax paradoxus genome encodes:
- a CDS encoding putative toxin-antitoxin system toxin component, PIN family, whose translation MPVPESGLVVIDTNIALDLLVFEDPAWVPLIALLAAGELRWLATAAMRAELERVLGYPLIARRMAQRRLQVPAVLADFDARVRMVEGVPSRAPCVCSDPDDQVFIDLAVAHRALLLSKDRAVLSMKKRLALRGVVVQAALGP comes from the coding sequence ATGCCCGTTCCAGAATCCGGCCTCGTCGTCATCGACACCAACATCGCGCTCGACCTGCTGGTCTTCGAAGACCCCGCCTGGGTGCCGCTGATCGCCCTGCTGGCCGCGGGCGAACTGCGCTGGCTCGCAACGGCCGCGATGCGCGCCGAACTCGAGCGCGTGCTCGGCTACCCGCTGATCGCCCGGCGCATGGCGCAGCGCCGCCTGCAAGTGCCCGCCGTGCTGGCGGACTTCGATGCGCGGGTACGCATGGTCGAAGGCGTTCCATCGCGCGCACCCTGCGTCTGCAGCGACCCCGACGACCAGGTCTTCATCGACCTTGCGGTGGCGCACCGCGCACTGCTGCTCAGCAAGGACCGCGCGGTGCTGTCGATGAAAAAGCGGCTCGCGCTGCGCGGCGTGGTGGTGCAGGCGGCGCTCGGGCCCTGA
- a CDS encoding type VI secretion system amidase effector protein Tae4 produces MQPSFATLWANHPVIKGDSALLDKDVYKDQCAINVGAAFIRSNMSLDGFRGVYSWQKDKPKYPIRAQELANWLDSGTSGFMSRTEKYMGKEGFEKIANRTGIVFIQNYWGEGRQGDHIDLWNGSRMTELMSYFRVQWHLSWEGAINDMRLARAIWFWQVL; encoded by the coding sequence ATGCAACCATCTTTCGCGACGCTCTGGGCGAATCATCCGGTGATCAAGGGAGACAGCGCCTTGCTGGACAAGGACGTTTACAAGGACCAATGTGCGATCAATGTTGGCGCTGCCTTTATTCGGTCGAACATGAGCCTCGACGGATTTCGGGGCGTCTACTCCTGGCAAAAAGACAAGCCGAAGTATCCGATTCGGGCGCAAGAGTTGGCGAACTGGCTGGATTCAGGCACCTCGGGGTTTATGTCTCGCACCGAAAAATACATGGGAAAAGAAGGCTTCGAGAAAATCGCCAACCGCACTGGAATCGTGTTCATCCAGAACTATTGGGGTGAAGGGCGGCAAGGCGACCATATCGATCTCTGGAATGGATCGCGCATGACGGAACTCATGTCATATTTCCGTGTTCAGTGGCACCTTTCTTGGGAGGGGGCCATCAATGACATGCGTCTGGCGCGAGCCATATGGTTTTGGCAGGTTCTATGA
- a CDS encoding FMN-binding glutamate synthase family protein: MPTIIPFPTRYSAFALCVVGLAACIALVLVSPHLWLAWVGVAVFAALSGTGVHDLRQARHAILRNYPVIGHLRFLLEFIRPEMRQYFIESDSEAAPFSRAQRSLVYQRAKGEPDNRPFGTQLDVTIAGYEWINHSMQPTKLENHDFRIVIGGTPHTADANPPPSGAAGAASHHPCTQPYSASVFNISAMSFGALSANAILALNQGARLGGFAHDTGEGSISQHHRVHGGDLIWEIGSGYFGCRNEDGTFNAERFSANARDPQVKMIEIKLSQGAKPGHGGVLPAPKVTSEIAAARGVPIGIDCVSPSSHSAFATPIEMMHFVARLRELSGGKPTGFKFCLGHPWEWFAIVKAMQATGITPDFIVVDGAEGGTGAAPVEFSDHVGAPLQEGLLLVHNTLVGVNLRHRIKLGCAGKVITAFDVARMMALGADWCNAARGFMMALGCIQAQSCHTGHCPTGVTTQDPLRQQALVVPTKAERVRNFHRSTLHALQELVQAAGLDHPQQITAHHIVRRISDTEVRLLSNLVMQVQPGALLGSLDKQHNVFRTYWPLASAESFQPLTQGPHGLVSNLPLAA; this comes from the coding sequence ATGCCCACGATTATTCCGTTCCCGACGCGCTACAGCGCTTTCGCCCTGTGCGTGGTCGGCCTGGCGGCCTGCATCGCCTTGGTGCTGGTGTCGCCCCACCTGTGGCTGGCCTGGGTGGGCGTGGCCGTCTTCGCGGCCCTTTCCGGCACCGGCGTGCACGACCTGCGGCAGGCGCGCCACGCCATCCTGCGCAACTATCCGGTCATCGGCCACCTGCGCTTCCTGCTCGAATTCATCCGGCCGGAAATGCGGCAGTACTTCATCGAGAGCGATTCCGAAGCGGCGCCGTTCTCGCGCGCGCAGCGCTCGCTGGTGTACCAGCGCGCCAAGGGCGAGCCCGACAACCGGCCCTTCGGCACGCAGCTCGACGTGACCATCGCGGGCTACGAGTGGATCAACCATTCGATGCAGCCCACGAAGCTCGAGAACCACGATTTCCGCATCGTGATCGGCGGCACGCCGCATACCGCCGACGCGAATCCGCCGCCATCGGGCGCCGCCGGGGCGGCGTCCCACCATCCCTGCACGCAGCCGTACAGCGCGAGCGTATTCAACATCTCGGCCATGAGCTTCGGCGCGCTGTCGGCCAATGCGATCCTCGCGCTCAACCAGGGCGCGAGGCTGGGCGGCTTTGCGCACGACACCGGCGAAGGCTCCATTTCGCAGCACCACCGCGTGCATGGCGGCGACCTGATCTGGGAGATCGGCTCGGGCTACTTCGGCTGCCGCAACGAGGACGGCACGTTCAACGCCGAGCGCTTCAGCGCCAATGCGCGCGATCCGCAGGTGAAGATGATCGAGATCAAGCTGAGCCAGGGCGCCAAGCCCGGGCACGGCGGCGTGCTGCCCGCACCCAAGGTCACGTCCGAGATCGCGGCCGCGCGCGGTGTGCCGATCGGCATCGACTGCGTTTCGCCGTCGTCGCACAGCGCGTTCGCCACGCCCATCGAGATGATGCATTTCGTCGCCAGGCTGCGCGAGCTTTCGGGCGGCAAGCCGACCGGCTTCAAGTTCTGCCTCGGCCATCCGTGGGAATGGTTCGCGATCGTCAAGGCCATGCAGGCGACGGGCATCACGCCCGACTTCATCGTGGTGGACGGCGCCGAAGGCGGCACGGGCGCCGCGCCGGTCGAGTTCAGCGACCACGTGGGCGCGCCGCTGCAGGAAGGCCTGCTGCTGGTGCACAACACGCTGGTCGGCGTGAACCTGCGCCACCGCATCAAGCTGGGCTGCGCCGGCAAGGTGATCACGGCCTTCGACGTGGCGCGCATGATGGCGCTGGGCGCCGACTGGTGCAATGCGGCGCGCGGCTTCATGATGGCCCTGGGCTGCATCCAGGCGCAAAGCTGCCACACCGGCCACTGCCCCACCGGCGTGACCACTCAGGACCCGCTGCGCCAGCAGGCGCTGGTGGTGCCGACCAAGGCCGAGCGCGTGCGCAACTTCCACCGCAGCACGCTGCATGCGCTGCAGGAGCTGGTGCAGGCCGCCGGCCTCGACCATCCGCAGCAGATCACGGCGCACCACATCGTGCGGCGCATTTCCGACACCGAGGTGCGCCTGTTGAGCAACCTGGTGATGCAGGTGCAGCCGGGCGCGCTGCTCGGCTCGCTCGACAAGCAGCACAACGTGTTCCGCACCTACTGGCCGCTGGCCAGCGCCGAGAGCTTCCAGCCCCTGACACAGGGGCCGCACGGCCTGGTGTCGAATCTTCCGCTGGCCGCATGA
- a CDS encoding UPF0149 family protein, with product MMNTNDTPQAAAPAAAPLGPDDFDALDQALDAMREHDEEIPQWEFCEGFMAALICTRRSIEPAEYWPVLLGEGFVPAQHMEFVWNWKRRWLEIEQGLDADVQSLDDERSWQPEVLDTRGAIASLPEEERAEVAGEEIPSFAQVWALGFMYAVENWPEDWAPPRDKEAAQMLDDALDNIVALTEDDKAKPTLSMFSDDGPPSVSQQRLDDFGAAIWAVYDLRQLWKSLGPKVETVRKEATPGRNDPCPCGSGKKYKKCHGA from the coding sequence ATGATGAACACCAACGACACCCCACAGGCCGCAGCGCCAGCCGCCGCCCCCCTCGGTCCCGACGATTTCGACGCCCTCGACCAAGCGCTGGACGCCATGCGCGAGCACGACGAGGAAATTCCCCAGTGGGAGTTCTGCGAAGGCTTCATGGCCGCGCTGATCTGCACCCGCCGGTCCATCGAGCCCGCCGAATACTGGCCCGTGCTGCTGGGGGAGGGCTTCGTGCCGGCCCAGCACATGGAGTTCGTCTGGAACTGGAAGCGCCGCTGGCTCGAAATCGAGCAAGGCCTGGACGCCGACGTGCAGTCGCTCGACGACGAGCGCAGCTGGCAGCCCGAGGTGCTCGACACCCGCGGCGCCATTGCCTCGCTGCCCGAGGAAGAGCGCGCCGAGGTGGCGGGCGAGGAAATTCCCTCGTTCGCGCAGGTCTGGGCGCTGGGCTTCATGTACGCGGTCGAGAACTGGCCCGAGGACTGGGCCCCGCCGCGCGACAAGGAAGCCGCCCAGATGCTCGACGACGCGCTCGACAACATCGTGGCGCTGACCGAGGACGACAAGGCCAAGCCCACGCTTTCGATGTTCAGCGACGACGGCCCGCCGAGCGTGAGCCAGCAGCGGCTGGACGATTTCGGCGCCGCCATCTGGGCCGTGTACGACCTGCGCCAGCTCTGGAAGAGCCTGGGGCCGAAGGTCGAGACCGTGCGCAAGGAAGCCACGCCCGGCCGCAACGACCCCTGCCCCTGCGGCAGCGGAAAAAAATACAAGAAGTGCCACGGTGCCTGA
- a CDS encoding MFS transporter — protein sequence MVLALCAGVALSQAFRTVGAIMASPLQADFRLSAQALGIFSGAFHFAFGAMQLFMGIGIDLHGVRRTVLVAFPVAIAGALLSALSPSYPVLVAGQALIGIGCAPAFLVCTVFIARYFPAARFATVSGLVLAIGGLGMLATGTPLAWLVQAYSWRAGFLVLAVASALAWLAIWRWVREPASAVPKANESIPEAIRQFGALLAMPHTLGIVVLGAVTYAAFISLRGLWLGPLMMERHGYSLVQSGNVAIAVSVISLFGAPLFGRFDRDGAARRRWIVVCALGYAALFALIAFTRSAWLDIGGMVLIGVLSGFIVWQYADVRVAYPATLTGRAMAVFTMAMFLGVALMQWGTGVAASVAAAHGGDPLTAVLATIAALLVLGIAAFAWLPAPKAQALRS from the coding sequence ATGGTGCTGGCGCTGTGCGCCGGGGTGGCGCTGAGCCAGGCCTTCCGTACCGTGGGCGCCATCATGGCGAGCCCGCTGCAGGCCGACTTCAGGCTGTCGGCCCAGGCGCTGGGCATTTTCTCGGGCGCCTTTCATTTCGCGTTTGGCGCGATGCAGCTTTTCATGGGCATCGGCATCGACCTGCATGGCGTGCGGCGCACGGTGCTGGTGGCTTTTCCGGTCGCCATCGCGGGCGCGCTGCTGTCGGCGCTGTCGCCGAGCTACCCGGTGCTGGTGGCGGGGCAGGCGCTGATCGGCATCGGCTGCGCGCCGGCCTTCCTGGTGTGCACCGTGTTCATCGCACGGTACTTTCCGGCCGCGCGCTTCGCCACCGTCTCGGGCCTGGTGCTGGCCATCGGCGGCCTCGGCATGCTGGCCACCGGCACGCCGCTCGCGTGGCTGGTGCAGGCGTACTCCTGGCGCGCGGGCTTCCTGGTGCTGGCCGTGGCCTCGGCATTGGCGTGGCTTGCGATCTGGCGCTGGGTGCGCGAGCCCGCCTCGGCGGTGCCGAAGGCGAACGAGTCCATTCCCGAGGCCATCCGCCAGTTCGGCGCGCTGCTCGCAATGCCGCACACGCTCGGCATCGTGGTGCTCGGCGCCGTGACCTACGCCGCCTTCATCTCGCTGCGCGGGCTCTGGCTCGGGCCGCTCATGATGGAGCGCCACGGCTACTCGCTGGTGCAGAGCGGCAATGTCGCCATTGCGGTGTCGGTGATCTCGCTGTTCGGTGCGCCGCTGTTCGGCCGCTTCGACCGCGACGGGGCCGCGCGCCGCCGCTGGATCGTGGTCTGCGCGCTCGGCTATGCGGCCCTGTTCGCGCTCATCGCCTTCACGCGCTCGGCCTGGCTGGACATTGGCGGCATGGTGCTGATCGGCGTGCTCTCGGGCTTCATCGTCTGGCAGTACGCCGACGTGCGCGTGGCCTATCCGGCGACGCTCACGGGCCGCGCGATGGCGGTCTTCACCATGGCGATGTTCCTTGGCGTCGCGCTCATGCAGTGGGGTACCGGCGTGGCGGCCTCGGTGGCCGCGGCGCATGGCGGCGACCCGCTCACGGCCGTGCTGGCCACCATCGCCGCGCTGCTGGTGCTGGGCATCGCGGCCTTCGCGTGGCTGCCCGCGCCCAAGGCACAAGCCCTCAGATCTTGA
- a CDS encoding GNAT family N-acetyltransferase codes for MSNSNLVITNNEAQHRYEAALEGQLAAYAEYNLLTDAIMFTHTEVLPAHEGKGVGSGIARHVLDEARARGLHVIPVCQFIAGYIRKHREYADLVRPDIQRAFKI; via the coding sequence ATGAGCAACAGCAACCTAGTCATCACCAACAACGAAGCCCAGCACCGCTACGAAGCCGCGCTCGAGGGCCAGCTCGCGGCCTATGCCGAATACAACCTGCTGACCGACGCCATCATGTTCACCCACACCGAGGTGCTGCCCGCGCACGAGGGCAAGGGCGTGGGCTCGGGCATTGCGCGGCATGTGCTCGACGAGGCGCGCGCCAGGGGCCTGCATGTGATTCCGGTGTGCCAGTTCATCGCGGGCTACATCCGCAAGCACCGCGAATACGCCGACCTGGTGCGGCCCGACATCCAGCGCGCCTTCAAGATCTGA
- a CDS encoding nuclear transport factor 2 family protein, producing MTSAAATANAQTIERLYEAFSRLDAPAMAACYASDAAFDDEAFSLRGRRHVGGMWRMLCDATRAKGADVWRLRWRDVHADNTSGQAHWDAHYRFSATGRLVDNSVDARFGFTSDGLIATHRDSFDFWTWSRQALGAPGLLLGWTPMLRNKVRATAAANLTTYLARQL from the coding sequence ATGACATCAGCAGCCGCGACCGCCAATGCCCAGACCATCGAACGCCTCTACGAGGCTTTCTCCAGGCTCGACGCCCCCGCCATGGCCGCCTGCTATGCCAGCGATGCGGCGTTCGACGACGAGGCCTTCTCGCTGCGCGGGCGGCGCCACGTGGGCGGCATGTGGCGCATGCTCTGCGACGCCACCCGGGCCAAGGGCGCCGACGTCTGGCGCCTCCGCTGGCGCGACGTGCACGCCGACAACACCAGCGGCCAGGCCCACTGGGACGCGCACTACCGCTTCAGCGCCACCGGCCGCCTGGTCGACAACAGCGTCGACGCGCGCTTCGGCTTCACGTCCGACGGGTTGATTGCCACGCACCGCGACAGCTTTGACTTCTGGACCTGGTCGCGCCAGGCGCTGGGCGCACCGGGCCTGCTGCTCGGCTGGACGCCAATGCTGCGCAACAAGGTGCGCGCCACCGCGGCCGCCAATCTCACCACTTATCTCGCACGCCAACTATGA
- a CDS encoding CinA family protein: MDPSTPPNFSADQDTPALVVATAELLLKKGWMLATAESCTGGLIAGACTELAGSSAWFERGFVTYSNAAKTEQLGVDAALIEAYGAVSEPVARAMAEGAIARSAARAAVAVTGVAGPTGGSPEKPVGTVWFGWSVDGQVRTERRRFEGDRAAVRAATVHYALQTLVVLLGAHPGTTTKAS, from the coding sequence ATGGACCCTTCGACCCCGCCCAATTTTTCCGCCGACCAGGACACGCCCGCGCTCGTCGTGGCCACGGCTGAACTGCTGCTGAAAAAGGGCTGGATGCTGGCCACGGCCGAAAGCTGCACCGGCGGGCTCATTGCCGGCGCATGCACCGAGCTCGCGGGCTCCAGCGCATGGTTCGAGCGCGGCTTCGTCACCTACTCGAACGCGGCCAAGACCGAACAGCTGGGCGTGGATGCCGCGCTGATCGAAGCCTATGGCGCGGTCAGCGAGCCCGTGGCGCGCGCCATGGCCGAAGGGGCCATCGCGCGCTCGGCAGCGCGCGCGGCGGTGGCCGTGACCGGTGTGGCCGGCCCCACCGGCGGCAGCCCCGAAAAACCGGTCGGCACCGTGTGGTTCGGCTGGTCGGTCGACGGGCAGGTCCGCACCGAGCGCCGCCGCTTCGAGGGCGACCGCGCCGCGGTGCGCGCGGCCACCGTGCACTACGCTCTGCAGACACTGGTGGTCCTGCTCGGCGCGCACCCCGGCACAACAACAAAGGCCTCATGA
- a CDS encoding phosphatidylglycerophosphatase A family protein has product MPQATPRRPTIGFLLSHPAHFIAMGFGSGLPRLAPGTVGTLWAWAAFAVMQLWFAPATIGWIILASLPIGWWACSITARDMGVADPGSIVWDEVIAFWIVLWLVTPAGLLAQAIAFGLFRYFDAAKPGPVAWADALFKQRDAAEVRWWRAGFGIILDDLVAAFCTLLVIALWRAW; this is encoded by the coding sequence ATGCCGCAAGCCACGCCCCGCCGCCCCACGATCGGTTTTCTTTTGTCCCATCCGGCGCACTTCATCGCCATGGGCTTCGGCTCCGGGCTGCCGCGCCTGGCGCCCGGCACCGTCGGCACGCTCTGGGCCTGGGCCGCCTTTGCCGTGATGCAGCTGTGGTTCGCGCCCGCGACCATCGGCTGGATCATCCTGGCCTCGCTGCCGATCGGCTGGTGGGCCTGCAGCATCACCGCGCGCGACATGGGCGTGGCCGACCCGGGCAGCATCGTGTGGGACGAGGTGATCGCGTTCTGGATCGTGCTGTGGCTCGTCACGCCGGCCGGCCTGCTCGCGCAGGCCATCGCGTTCGGCCTGTTCCGCTACTTCGACGCCGCCAAGCCGGGGCCGGTGGCCTGGGCCGATGCGCTGTTCAAGCAGCGCGACGCCGCCGAGGTGCGCTGGTGGCGTGCCGGCTTCGGCATCATCCTCGACGACCTGGTGGCGGCGTTCTGCACGCTGCTGGTCATCGCGCTCTGGCGCGCATGGTGA